A region of Allocoleopsis franciscana PCC 7113 DNA encodes the following proteins:
- the dnaA gene encoding chromosomal replication initiator protein DnaA, with protein sequence METSPEQLWSQVLERLQLQLSRPTFETWIKTASAEQLTDNCLVLRTPNPFARNWLQKYYIKTISDVVQDILGQPVEIQLLVTAGDDHSPISDTGISWSVPIGSSVSEGISNSPPRLPELNHKYVFSRFVVGSNNRMAHAASLAVAESPGREFNPLFLCGGVGLGKTHLMQAIGHFRLDKCPDSKIFYVSTEQFTNDLIAAIRKDSMQSFREHYRTADVLLVDDIQFIEGKEYTQEEFFYTFNTLHEAGKQVVLASDRPPNQIPRLQERLCSRFSMGLIADIQAPDLETRMAILQKKAEYENIRLPRSVIEYIATHYTSNIRELEGALIRAVAYVSISGLPMTVENITPILNPPIPKVKASPDTILMTVADAFNVSIEDLKGNSRRREISWSRQIGMYLMRQHTDLSLPRIGEEFGGKDHTTVLYSCDKIGQLRESDATVDQTLRQLSDRINLTSQTKNQN encoded by the coding sequence GTGGAAACTTCCCCAGAACAGTTGTGGAGCCAGGTATTGGAGCGTTTACAGCTACAATTAAGCCGACCCACCTTTGAAACCTGGATTAAGACAGCCAGCGCCGAGCAACTGACGGATAACTGCTTGGTGTTGCGTACTCCCAACCCTTTTGCTAGAAATTGGTTGCAAAAATACTACATCAAGACGATCTCAGATGTGGTACAGGATATTTTAGGCCAACCAGTGGAGATTCAACTGTTGGTCACTGCCGGGGATGATCACTCTCCCATTAGCGATACCGGAATTTCCTGGTCTGTTCCTATTGGCAGCAGTGTTTCAGAGGGTATATCGAATTCCCCGCCGAGATTGCCGGAGTTAAATCATAAGTATGTTTTTTCTCGCTTTGTTGTGGGTTCTAATAATCGCATGGCTCATGCAGCCTCGCTGGCTGTAGCAGAATCTCCAGGACGTGAGTTTAACCCTCTGTTTTTATGTGGGGGTGTGGGCTTAGGCAAAACTCATTTGATGCAAGCTATTGGTCACTTTCGTTTGGATAAGTGCCCGGATTCTAAAATCTTTTATGTCTCTACTGAGCAGTTTACCAATGACTTGATTGCGGCGATTCGCAAAGATAGTATGCAGAGTTTCCGCGAACATTATCGGACAGCCGATGTCCTTCTGGTCGATGATATTCAATTTATTGAGGGTAAGGAATATACCCAAGAAGAGTTTTTTTATACATTCAATACTTTGCACGAGGCGGGGAAGCAAGTTGTATTGGCGTCAGACCGTCCTCCGAATCAAATTCCCCGCTTACAGGAACGCCTATGTTCCCGTTTTTCGATGGGTTTAATTGCTGATATTCAAGCCCCGGACTTGGAAACGCGAATGGCTATTTTGCAAAAAAAGGCTGAGTATGAAAATATTCGTCTGCCGCGATCGGTCATTGAATATATTGCCACTCACTACACTTCCAACATTCGCGAACTAGAGGGAGCATTGATTCGGGCTGTGGCTTATGTTTCAATTTCGGGTTTACCGATGACCGTAGAGAATATTACACCGATTTTGAACCCCCCGATTCCCAAGGTCAAAGCTTCTCCCGATACTATTTTAATGACGGTGGCAGATGCGTTTAATGTCTCAATCGAAGATTTGAAGGGTAACTCTCGACGCCGAGAAATTAGTTGGTCTCGGCAAATTGGTATGTACTTAATGCGGCAACATACAGATTTGAGTTTGCCCAGAATTGGTGAGGAATTTGGTGGCAAAGACCATACTACGGTGTTATATAGTTGTGATAAAATAGGCCAACTGCGAGAGAGTGATGCTACAGTGGATCAGACCTTGCGTCAGTTGAGCGATCGCATCAACCTAACCAGCCAAACCAAAAATCAAAATTGA
- the dnaN gene encoding DNA polymerase III subunit beta — protein MKLICTQSDLNTNLSLVIRAVPSRPTHPVLGNVLLTGNPDTQQVRLTAFDLSLGIQTSFAANVLQGGEIAIPAKLLNDIVSRLPDGEITLEDEVGETVNETETDRRIVTLTSASGRYQVRGMSSEEFPELPQIAGTAVSLPVEALVDGLRGSLFATSSDETKQVLTGVHFTMQQDTLEFAATDGHRLAVVKTTNQAVADSEKADEEGSAAEDSKASQNSYTPSNEASQLELTVPARALRELERMFAPHQPTDTVALYLEPGQIIFQGGNQRLTSRTLEGQYPPYHQLIPRQFQRQLTIDRRQLLSSVERIAVLADQKNNVVKFSIDSVNQQLSLSVEAQDVGSGQESMSAQVTGESIDIAFNVKYLIDGLKALSTSDIQIQMNAANSPVILTPLGGRKMIYLVMPVQLRN, from the coding sequence ATGAAACTAATTTGTACTCAAAGTGACCTCAACACCAACCTCTCACTGGTAATACGGGCGGTTCCTTCTCGTCCCACTCATCCGGTGTTGGGAAATGTTTTATTAACCGGGAATCCAGACACTCAACAGGTACGCCTCACCGCCTTTGATCTCAGCCTTGGCATTCAAACCAGCTTTGCGGCGAACGTCCTGCAAGGTGGAGAAATTGCCATACCTGCCAAACTGCTCAATGATATTGTTTCACGTCTACCTGATGGGGAAATTACGTTAGAGGACGAGGTCGGGGAAACCGTCAACGAGACAGAGACGGACAGACGGATTGTCACCTTAACTTCGGCTTCTGGGCGTTACCAAGTCCGAGGCATGAGTTCTGAAGAGTTTCCAGAACTGCCCCAAATTGCAGGGACAGCCGTCTCTCTCCCTGTAGAAGCCTTGGTTGATGGATTGCGGGGTTCTCTGTTTGCCACGAGTTCTGACGAAACCAAGCAAGTGCTTACGGGAGTTCACTTCACCATGCAGCAAGATACTTTAGAATTTGCCGCAACTGATGGTCACCGATTAGCGGTAGTGAAAACTACAAATCAAGCGGTTGCCGATAGCGAGAAGGCAGACGAAGAGGGTTCAGCCGCAGAAGACTCAAAAGCATCACAGAACAGTTACACTCCCTCTAATGAGGCTTCTCAGCTAGAGCTGACTGTACCCGCCAGAGCCTTGCGGGAGTTGGAGCGAATGTTCGCACCGCACCAACCCACCGATACAGTTGCCCTTTACCTAGAGCCGGGTCAGATTATTTTTCAAGGGGGAAATCAGCGTTTAACCAGCCGCACCCTGGAAGGGCAGTACCCACCTTATCATCAACTCATTCCACGTCAGTTCCAGCGTCAGCTAACGATTGACCGGCGTCAATTACTTAGTTCAGTCGAGCGGATTGCGGTTTTGGCTGACCAAAAAAATAATGTTGTCAAGTTCAGCATTGATAGTGTTAACCAACAGCTTTCTTTATCAGTAGAAGCTCAGGATGTGGGTAGTGGGCAGGAATCGATGTCAGCCCAAGTTACGGGTGAAAGCATTGATATTGCCTTCAATGTCAAGTATTTGATTGATGGATTAAAAGCTCTTTCTACGTCTGATATTCAGATACAAATGAATGCCGCTAATAGTCCTGTCATTTTGACACCGCTAGGGGGACGCAAGATGATTTATTTGGTAATGCCCGTGCAGCTTCGGAATTAA